The following proteins are encoded in a genomic region of Dissulfuribacter thermophilus:
- a CDS encoding fibronectin type III domain-containing protein, giving the protein MKTGMEGERFQEAPMLRKVAFVSILLFFFMVTCVNANEFTLETRHFEQPVASPLMHVFQGVIVGSDIEIGTGDELAALDLNGRVIGASIVGDATIGLYFPNQFWIAVYGDDPSTDYVEGPSAGDQINFLFWDSERNLEYVAEPIDPSTGSDIKAIWSGEFWMPPVTWINLRLKVVNRSPQISNWHVAPLMVKPGETVSFKISVEDPDNDILQYEFTADSGGFNPQSGTVSPDYPTEIQTKWIAPATEGTYYISFVLKDEKGHEVTRGATIDVAKEDKKPPIDVGQLVGRIDGRTAILKWDPSPSSDVVSYKIYKKQTVDDSFELIGSVPATSATFSVSQLYTDVEYVFKVSAVDHAGNESPGKTVKLIITEDKEPPNIGVEIQGNQVWVKISDPDGLIDEAATIAKITNENGDPLTPQPVFSRELSDDGKSLSMVTVLLPGLYVISVEAHDKAGHVSNKFFSRVVENGKAFQVEGGVSKIYVVEGEKIRINLEGGIPPYKLSKKGNVYLARSYLTGSQLSIEGINRGFSSIEVKDATGDPINIDVYVVPNIEKQDIATIKSPANIPDPVSQPLAANMEGGNLELLLSVAQYSKGTDVYVAVSFEPPDGGDQILAFFDQQGGLSQTLVPFLRGNKKAIQKNQIAKYPISVFPEGYYKFYVLITPEGEPLTDNFHGILRSFDLAVSGVPKGIQGGQITNPLPLPDPLQQPVAVTNNHGTLEVSIQTPLYNDGEVDLYLGVETDDGLQLISPEGTLVSLEQGIRPYATGVTRLDKKFTLNTSKTVSKFYYLIAPTNEPASKGLTNYNWGGLDLH; this is encoded by the coding sequence ATGAAGACAGGAATGGAAGGTGAAAGATTTCAAGAAGCTCCTATGTTACGAAAAGTGGCTTTCGTTTCGATATTATTGTTTTTTTTCATGGTAACATGTGTAAATGCAAACGAATTCACTCTAGAAACCAGACATTTTGAACAACCAGTAGCATCACCGCTAATGCATGTATTCCAGGGGGTTATCGTGGGATCGGATATAGAAATTGGTACAGGTGATGAACTAGCGGCACTAGATTTAAATGGACGCGTGATAGGAGCATCAATTGTGGGTGATGCCACAATAGGATTATATTTCCCCAACCAATTTTGGATAGCAGTTTATGGCGATGATCCATCCACGGATTATGTGGAAGGTCCATCCGCTGGAGATCAAATAAATTTTCTTTTTTGGGATAGCGAGAGAAACCTTGAATATGTGGCTGAGCCAATAGATCCGTCAACTGGAAGTGATATCAAAGCAATCTGGTCTGGAGAGTTTTGGATGCCTCCGGTTACATGGATCAATCTTAGGCTTAAGGTTGTCAACAGATCTCCACAGATATCCAACTGGCATGTTGCGCCATTGATGGTGAAACCTGGAGAGACGGTTTCTTTCAAAATTTCAGTAGAAGATCCAGATAATGATATTTTACAATATGAATTTACAGCGGATTCAGGGGGATTCAATCCACAGTCAGGAACAGTCTCACCTGATTATCCAACAGAGATACAAACTAAATGGATAGCACCAGCCACTGAAGGGACTTATTACATAAGTTTTGTGCTCAAAGATGAAAAAGGCCATGAAGTTACAAGAGGGGCGACAATAGACGTAGCCAAAGAAGATAAAAAACCTCCAATAGATGTTGGACAGCTTGTAGGAAGGATTGATGGCCGGACAGCAATACTCAAATGGGATCCGTCTCCGAGTTCAGATGTAGTTAGCTATAAAATATACAAGAAACAAACTGTCGACGATAGTTTTGAGTTAATCGGTAGTGTCCCAGCAACATCTGCTACATTTAGTGTATCGCAGCTTTATACGGATGTAGAGTACGTCTTTAAGGTTAGTGCTGTTGACCATGCTGGCAATGAATCGCCAGGCAAAACTGTAAAATTGATCATAACCGAAGATAAGGAGCCTCCAAATATTGGTGTAGAGATTCAAGGAAATCAGGTATGGGTGAAGATTTCAGATCCTGATGGCCTTATCGATGAGGCTGCCACCATTGCAAAAATAACTAATGAAAATGGCGATCCATTAACACCACAGCCAGTTTTTTCAAGAGAATTATCTGATGATGGTAAGAGTCTCAGCATGGTCACAGTGCTCTTACCTGGTCTATACGTTATTTCTGTTGAGGCCCATGATAAGGCTGGGCATGTCTCTAATAAATTCTTTTCAAGGGTGGTGGAAAATGGGAAGGCCTTCCAGGTAGAGGGGGGAGTTTCAAAAATTTATGTTGTAGAAGGTGAAAAAATAAGAATCAATCTGGAAGGAGGTATCCCACCATATAAATTATCTAAAAAAGGTAATGTTTACTTGGCACGTTCATATCTTACTGGTTCACAACTCAGCATTGAGGGGATCAACCGAGGATTTTCCTCAATTGAGGTCAAAGATGCCACAGGAGATCCCATTAATATAGATGTCTATGTAGTACCAAATATTGAGAAACAAGATATTGCCACTATTAAAAGTCCAGCAAACATTCCAGATCCTGTTTCCCAGCCTCTTGCTGCAAATATGGAAGGAGGGAATTTGGAACTTTTGCTGTCTGTTGCTCAATATTCCAAGGGGACAGATGTATATGTAGCAGTTAGTTTTGAGCCTCCTGATGGAGGCGATCAAATCCTGGCTTTCTTTGACCAACAGGGCGGGCTATCGCAGACACTAGTACCGTTTTTGCGAGGTAATAAGAAGGCAATACAAAAAAATCAAATCGCAAAATACCCGATCAGTGTCTTCCCAGAGGGATATTACAAGTTTTACGTTTTGATTACCCCAGAAGGCGAGCCTTTGACTGACAATTTCCATGGAATACTCAGGTCATTTGATTTGGCTGTGTCTGGAGTTCCAAAGGGAATTCAAGGAGGACAAATAACCAATCCTTTACCATTACCCGACCCACTGCAACAACCAGTAGCGGTGACCAATAATCATGGGACCTTAGAAGTCTCGATTCAGACGCCATTATATAATGACGGAGAAGTCGATCTTTATCTGGGAGTTGAAACTGATGATGGTCTCCAGTTGATAAGCCCAGAAGGGACCTTGGTCTCTCTGGAGCAGGGAATCAGGCCTTATGCCACTGGTGTAACCAGATTGGATAAGAAATTTACTCTAAATACCTCAAAGACTGTATCTAAATTTTATTATCTAATAGCACCGACCAACGAACCAGCTTCAAAGGGGCTAACTAACTATAATTGGGGTGGCCTAGATTTACATTAA